GGGCGGTAGATCACGCCGATGAAGCGCTGAAGTTGCTCCTCGTCCAGCACGTCGGCCACGTCCGGCGCCCGCAGGTCCAGCCAGAAGTCGCCGCCGACCGCGTGCAGCCGCTCTTCCAGGCTGCCCTTTATGCCGGGCCGCACCCGCTTGGTGCGGGCGGGTTCGTCCCAGTCGTCCGAGGCGGTCACGTGGCCGTGGTGGGTGGTCTGCCCAAGGATGAAGGTTTCAAGGGGCCACCGCTCGCGCACGAGCTGCCCGAGGTTGTGCTCGCCCCGCGCCCACCCCATCTCGCTCGCGCGGGCATCCCCCAAGTGCGAGTTGTGCGCCCAAACGACGACCTTCTGCGGTCGCCCCTGCGCTTCACCGAGTTCGACCAGCGCCCCCAATGTCTCCGCCATATGCGAGTCGCGGATGTTCCACGATTCCTCGCGGCCCCGGAACATGGAGCGGTAGTAGCTCTCGGCGTTCTTGGCGAGGCGGGCATTCTGCTCGGCGTAGAAAAGTTCGTCGCCCCCCAGCGGCCCGTGAGCGGGGTCCGGCCCGCGGCGCTGGAGTTCGAGGAGTTGCGCAACGGCGGCGTCCTCGCAGGGTTCCTGGCGGCCGTATTCGGTGGCGTACCCGTAGGCCTGCGGGTTGTCCCCGAAGTGGTCGAAGCAGGCGTAGCGCCTCCGGGCGCGGCCCGCCGCCTCGGGGTCCACCCCTTCCAGATAGCGCACCACTTCCGCGACCGAGCGGTGCAGGCTGTAGAGATCGAGACCGTAGAAGCCCGCCTCCCGTCCTGGGTGTCGCGCGTTGTGATCGCGCAGCCAGCGGGCGAACCCGGCCATATCCTCGTTGCGCCACATCCAGCGGGGGAAGCGGGTGAAGTCGCTCAGGGCCTCTATTGCGTTCCCGTCGTCCCCTTGGCCGCGCACCCAGCGGCCCACCCGGTAGGCGTCGGGCCAGTCGGCTTCTGCGGCGACGGCGGTAAAGCCCTTCTCCTCGATCAGCCGCCGGGTCAGCCGTGCCCGCTCGCGGTAGAACTCGTGGGTGCCGTGCGAGGCTTCCCCGATCAGGACGAAGCGGGCCTCCCCGATGCGCTCCAGCAGAGCGTCGTAGTCGTGGGAGGCGCCGGTCAGCGGCCGGGCGGCGGTTTGGAGAGGGTCGGTCATGGTCACTCCTGGGGGCGGGCGGCGCGGGTCAGGGCCTCGCGCACCTCGTCGTCGGTCGTCTGGGCGAAGTCGCGATAGAACTGCCCCACCGCCATGAAGTCGGGCGGGGTGTGGAGGCAGACCACCTCGTCGGCCTCAGCTTCCAGAGCGCGGGCCGTCTCGGGTGGGGCGACGGGCACGGCCACGACGACGCGGGTGGGGGAGAGGGCACGCAGCGCCTGCAAGCCCGCCCGCAGGGTCGCCCCGGTCGCGATGCCGTCGTCCACGAGGATCACGGTGCGACCGGTGACGGGAACGGGAGTTCGGCCCTCCCGGTACACCTGCTCCCGCCGGGCGAGTTCGGCGCGTTCGCGGGCCTCGACCGCCTCAATCGCGTCCGGCCTGACCCCCGCGCGGCGAATCAGGTCGCCATTCAGGTAGCGCACGCCCCCGGAGGCGACCGCGCCCATCGCCACCTCCTCGTAACCGGGCACACCCAGTTTGCGGACCAGAAACACGTCGAGCGGAGCCCCCAACGCCCGCGCCACCTCCGCGCCCACGGGGACGCCCCCACGCGGGAGGGCCAGCACGGTGGCGTCCGGCCAGGGACCCCGCTCGCGCAGCCGGGCGGCGAGCTGCTCGCCCGCGTCCCGGCGGTTCAGGAAAAGGGGATAGGACATGTCGGACCTCGCCCCGATTCTGGACAGGCGGCCCGGTCCTCGCCACCCCGACTCGCTTTACCCGGCTGGGGCAGTGCCCTCACCCGGAATGCCCACAGGTGAGAGCCGCACGAAGAAGGGCGCGGCCAGATCGGTGTTGTCCACCACCACGCCCGCGTGCCCCTCCGGGTCGGCCTCGCGGAAATACAGGCGATTCCCCTCCACGTAGCGCCGGTTGGACTCCGCGTGAGGGTCGGGCGAACCGTACCCCGGCCCCCGCGCCGCCCCACGCGGCACCGACACCCCGAAGGGGACGCGCAGGAAGACCGAGTCGTCCCACACGTCCCGCAGTTCTGGGCGATGCAGAAAGAGGCCGTCGAGAATCAGGAGGCTGCCGGGAGGGGCGACCTCCTCCGATTGATGCACGGGTGAGTCGGTGGTGTGGTCGAAGATCGCCGTTCGGTAGCGCCCCGACCCACCCGGCCCCAGCGGGTCCAGCAGTGCCGACCGCAGTCCCGCAAGGTCGTAGGAATCCCGGTAAAACCCCTCCGGCGAGGTGCGCCCCCGGCGGTAGCGCACGGCCCTGGGAGCGTGAAAGCCGTCTATCGAGGCTCGAATGACGGTTTGGCCTCTCGCCTGCAGAACTTCGGCCAGCTCGTCCGCGAAGGTCGTCTTGCCCGCGCCGTCCACGCCGTCCACGGCCACGCGCAGGACGGGGGCGGGGGGCTGGGCTTCCAAGCGGTCAGCCAGACGGCGCAGCAGTTCGGTGCGGATGTTCACCCCCGCCCCCGGCTTTCACGCCAGATCATGACTCCAGCTCCGATCAGGTACACCACGCTCAGCACCGCATTGAAGACCCAGGACTCGCCCGCCTGCCAGTCGTTGAACGTTTCCGAGGCCCTCACGATGCCGAGAATCAAGATCAGCAGGACCAGGGCAAGCTTCCAGCGGTCCCTCACAACTTCAGGTCGCCCTTCTCCGTCACGTTCAGCCCCTGCGCCACGTCCCGCGCGGCCGTCTGGCGCTCGCGGTCGAGGTAGGTCTGGGCCTGCGAGACTTCACGCCCCAGCACCTGGATGGTGTCGCGGAAGCGGTCGAGGGCCTGGGTGCGGTAGGTGCTGATGGCGT
The DNA window shown above is from Deinococcus sp. HSC-46F16 and carries:
- a CDS encoding uridine kinase codes for the protein MNIRTELLRRLADRLEAQPPAPVLRVAVDGVDGAGKTTFADELAEVLQARGQTVIRASIDGFHAPRAVRYRRGRTSPEGFYRDSYDLAGLRSALLDPLGPGGSGRYRTAIFDHTTDSPVHQSEEVAPPGSLLILDGLFLHRPELRDVWDDSVFLRVPFGVSVPRGAARGPGYGSPDPHAESNRRYVEGNRLYFREADPEGHAGVVVDNTDLAAPFFVRLSPVGIPGEGTAPAG
- a CDS encoding phosphoribosyltransferase, translating into MSYPLFLNRRDAGEQLAARLRERGPWPDATVLALPRGGVPVGAEVARALGAPLDVFLVRKLGVPGYEEVAMGAVASGGVRYLNGDLIRRAGVRPDAIEAVEARERAELARREQVYREGRTPVPVTGRTVILVDDGIATGATLRAGLQALRALSPTRVVVAVPVAPPETARALEAEADEVVCLHTPPDFMAVGQFYRDFAQTTDDEVREALTRAARPQE
- a CDS encoding erythromycin esterase family protein produces the protein MTDPLQTAARPLTGASHDYDALLERIGEARFVLIGEASHGTHEFYRERARLTRRLIEEKGFTAVAAEADWPDAYRVGRWVRGQGDDGNAIEALSDFTRFPRWMWRNEDMAGFARWLRDHNARHPGREAGFYGLDLYSLHRSVAEVVRYLEGVDPEAAGRARRRYACFDHFGDNPQAYGYATEYGRQEPCEDAAVAQLLELQRRGPDPAHGPLGGDELFYAEQNARLAKNAESYYRSMFRGREESWNIRDSHMAETLGALVELGEAQGRPQKVVVWAHNSHLGDARASEMGWARGEHNLGQLVRERWPLETFILGQTTHHGHVTASDDWDEPARTKRVRPGIKGSLEERLHAVGGDFWLDLRAPDVADVLDEEQLQRFIGVIYRPETERWSHYVHTRPARMYDALLHFDRTTALVPLDATSGVEDEGEVPDTFPAGL